The following are encoded together in the Paraburkholderia sp. BL10I2N1 genome:
- a CDS encoding FAD-binding oxidoreductase, with translation MFHQSAQHVASYYAGTYAAPIPLRPTLEQRLDTDVLIIGAGFSGLQTALRLASAGRRVTVLEASRVAWAASGRNGGQALPGWSCDMQPLENALGFAGASQLWDSMRWAAREIRELPERHGFDIDYRAGSLWTAVKPRRVALLQQALDEAADKWGHDRLRFIPRAEMPEWIASERYCAALYDPDAGHLNPLKLAQGLAAAIERAGGRIFEQSRVLEYRETPAGYVARTDQGEVRADVLVLACNSYIDRLDRELSKRLLPVGTYQVATAPLEPDLARSLLPRNSCVIDNQFVPDYFRLSPDHRLLFGGGCTYLGGIPKDIAAATRPQLERAFPQLRGVKLEFAWGGHIDISIRRTPDIGRKNQRYWLQGFSGHGVLPTLAGARAVADAILGDDRLLTLYQGIRNAGFPGGQLLAAPLEAIGKAWYRLRDTV, from the coding sequence ATGTTCCATCAGTCGGCTCAACACGTCGCGAGCTACTACGCCGGCACCTATGCGGCTCCCATCCCGCTTCGCCCAACGCTGGAACAGCGCCTCGACACCGACGTGCTGATCATCGGCGCCGGCTTCAGCGGCTTGCAAACCGCGCTGCGGCTGGCGTCGGCCGGCAGGCGCGTGACCGTGCTCGAGGCCAGCCGTGTCGCCTGGGCGGCGTCTGGCCGCAACGGTGGTCAGGCGTTGCCCGGCTGGTCCTGCGACATGCAGCCGCTGGAGAACGCGCTGGGCTTCGCGGGGGCGAGCCAGCTATGGGACAGCATGCGCTGGGCCGCCCGCGAGATACGTGAGTTGCCAGAACGGCACGGCTTCGATATCGACTACCGCGCCGGAAGTCTATGGACCGCCGTCAAGCCACGCCGCGTCGCCCTGTTGCAGCAAGCCCTCGATGAAGCGGCAGACAAATGGGGCCATGACCGGTTGCGCTTCATTCCCCGTGCGGAGATGCCGGAGTGGATTGCGAGCGAGCGCTACTGCGCGGCGCTGTACGATCCTGACGCGGGGCATCTCAATCCATTGAAGCTGGCTCAAGGGCTGGCAGCCGCCATCGAGCGGGCCGGCGGGCGCATCTTCGAACAAAGCCGCGTACTGGAATACCGCGAAACACCCGCCGGCTACGTGGCGCGCACCGACCAGGGCGAGGTGCGCGCGGATGTCCTCGTCCTTGCCTGCAATTCCTATATTGACCGCCTCGACCGCGAACTGTCGAAGCGCCTCTTGCCGGTCGGCACCTATCAGGTCGCGACGGCGCCACTGGAACCGGACCTGGCCCGCTCGTTGTTGCCGCGCAATAGTTGCGTCATCGACAATCAGTTCGTGCCCGACTACTTCCGCCTGAGCCCGGACCACCGGCTTCTGTTCGGCGGTGGCTGCACATACCTGGGCGGTATTCCAAAGGACATCGCGGCCGCCACCCGGCCCCAACTCGAACGGGCGTTCCCGCAGCTGCGCGGCGTGAAGCTCGAATTTGCCTGGGGTGGACATATCGACATCAGTATCCGGCGCACGCCCGATATCGGTCGTAAAAATCAGCGCTACTGGTTGCAGGGCTTTTCAGGTCATGGCGTGCTGCCGACGCTGGCGGGTGCGCGTGCCGTCGCTGACGCCATCCTGGGTGACGACCGCCTGCTGACTCTATATCAGGGCATCCGCAATGCAGGCTTTCCCGGCGGCCAACTTCTGGCGGCACCGCTGGAGGCCATCGGCAAGGCCTGGTACCGTCTGCGTGACACAGTCTGA
- a CDS encoding XRE family transcriptional regulator, protein MNEQEEIEGLAILIRDLRKHKKVTLRDLADRIGRSVGFLSQVERGLSRPTVADLTAIGEALGAPTTYFYSLSKPRTLPWVTRPGERRTVYYAAGITDVLVSPNMSARFSILESHLAPGASSGDRPVNDSDEQGGFVLEGELTVWLAENEEPVTLGPNDAFQLPAHARFRYANLSDQLTRVIWVFT, encoded by the coding sequence ATGAATGAGCAGGAAGAGATTGAAGGCCTGGCGATCCTGATCCGAGATTTGCGCAAGCACAAGAAAGTCACCTTGCGCGACCTCGCGGACAGGATCGGTCGCTCGGTTGGTTTCCTCTCCCAGGTCGAGCGAGGTCTTTCGCGTCCCACCGTGGCCGACCTGACCGCCATCGGCGAGGCTCTGGGTGCGCCCACCACCTATTTCTACAGCCTGAGCAAGCCGCGCACGCTGCCCTGGGTCACACGTCCCGGCGAACGCCGCACGGTGTACTACGCCGCTGGAATTACCGACGTGCTGGTGTCGCCGAACATGTCCGCACGCTTTTCCATTCTCGAAAGCCATCTTGCCCCCGGCGCCAGCAGCGGCGACAGGCCCGTGAACGATAGCGACGAACAGGGCGGCTTCGTCCTCGAAGGCGAACTCACTGTCTGGCTGGCGGAGAACGAGGAGCCAGTCACCCTCGGCCCCAACGACGCCTTCCAGTTGCCCGCGCATGCCCGGTTTCGCTACGCCAATCTTTCCGACCAGCTCACGCGGGTAATCTGGGTATTCACCTGA
- a CDS encoding glutamine synthetase family protein, whose translation MASPTPDLVNEVRAFRAAHPEVRYVDLICLDIPGHFYGKRYPIDALEKIAAGTLLKLPQNCVLLGTQGGLYTIGDYCFNDGDPDATRRLIPGTLKPVRWESQPLGQMLISSDGTDAPIEFEPREVLARVLKRLEQRGIHPVVAFELEFYLFAARLADGLPQYPRDRLCDDPDDQPNMHIERLSRFSGVLHEMVEAAREQGVDATVITAELGPGQFEINFVHNNDALRAADWSALFCRSTRGVALQQGYRASFMGKPYLHAPGSGMHVHVSLYDEAGNNLLGADNQRPLRHAVAGCLALLPHCMPVFAPNHNAFRRYGSMVNAASRASWGFEDRDACIRIPESDARNLRIEHRLASADANPYLVLAAILTGMEHGLDAALEPVAPLNEDRRSGIDFPKDMLAAVAAMQNDPVVREGMGDEFVMVYCENKRQEQQDFMNEISTREYRWFL comes from the coding sequence ATGGCTTCCCCTACCCCGGACCTGGTCAACGAAGTGCGTGCGTTCCGTGCGGCTCACCCCGAGGTCCGCTACGTCGATCTCATCTGCCTGGATATACCTGGCCACTTCTATGGCAAGCGATATCCCATTGATGCCCTGGAGAAGATCGCGGCCGGCACCCTGCTCAAGCTGCCACAAAACTGCGTGCTGCTAGGCACGCAAGGCGGGCTGTACACGATCGGCGACTACTGCTTCAACGACGGCGATCCGGACGCGACACGCCGCCTGATCCCCGGCACGCTCAAGCCGGTGCGATGGGAAAGCCAGCCATTGGGGCAGATGCTGATCAGTTCGGACGGCACTGACGCACCGATCGAGTTCGAACCGCGTGAAGTGCTGGCCCGTGTGTTGAAACGCCTGGAACAGCGCGGCATCCATCCGGTCGTGGCGTTTGAACTGGAGTTCTACCTGTTCGCGGCGCGGCTTGCAGACGGCCTGCCGCAGTACCCGCGCGACCGCCTCTGCGACGACCCAGACGATCAGCCCAATATGCATATCGAACGTCTGTCGCGCTTTTCAGGCGTGCTGCACGAGATGGTCGAAGCGGCCCGCGAGCAGGGCGTGGATGCCACGGTGATCACAGCGGAGTTGGGGCCCGGACAGTTCGAGATCAACTTCGTCCATAACAACGACGCTTTGCGCGCCGCCGACTGGTCCGCCCTCTTCTGCCGCAGCACGCGTGGCGTGGCGCTGCAACAAGGCTATCGCGCCAGCTTCATGGGCAAGCCGTATCTGCATGCGCCGGGCAGCGGCATGCATGTGCACGTGAGCCTGTACGACGAGGCGGGCAACAATCTGCTGGGGGCCGACAATCAACGACCGCTGCGTCACGCCGTGGCCGGCTGCCTCGCGTTGCTGCCGCATTGCATGCCTGTCTTCGCACCCAACCATAACGCCTTCAGGCGCTACGGCTCGATGGTGAATGCGGCCAGCCGCGCCAGCTGGGGTTTCGAAGACCGCGACGCATGTATCCGCATCCCCGAGTCGGATGCCCGCAACCTGCGCATCGAGCATCGCCTGGCGAGCGCTGACGCCAACCCTTATCTCGTCCTCGCCGCGATCCTCACCGGGATGGAACACGGTCTGGACGCGGCGCTCGAACCCGTCGCGCCGCTCAACGAAGATCGCAGGAGTGGCATCGACTTCCCGAAAGACATGCTCGCCGCCGTCGCCGCGATGCAGAACGATCCGGTCGTACGCGAAGGAATGGGTGACGAGTTCGTCATGGTCTACTGTGAAAACAAGCGTCAGGAACAGCAGGACTTCATGAATGAAATCAGTACGCGCGAGTACCGCTGGTTCCTGTGA
- a CDS encoding aspartate aminotransferase family protein: MSLRHGVNWLRAQALLERERSAFVNAMPESRALSAQAKRHLLFGVPLHWMNDWSTPFSLFVERAHGARFTDVDGHEYADFCLGDTGAMFGHSPAPVARALAAQAERGFTTMLPGEDAVWVSEELARRFRLPFWQFAMTASDANRFALRWARAATGRKQIVVFNGCYHGTVDDVFVDLVNGRPEQRDSLIGQVHDLLEYTRVVEFNDLAALEDALKDGEVACVLAEPAMTNIGMVLPDPGYWRDAAALIRRHGTLLAIDETHTISSGPGGYSVAHGIEPDLFVLGKPVGGGVPCAVYGFSAALAEAAERAKLQAPPGHSGVGTTLTANMLAMRAIRATLEEVMTDAAYEHMFALAARLATGLEEIIARHGLPWCVTRIGARTEFQFASTPPRNGTAAGQQLDGELEHIVHLYMLNRGVLITPFHNMMLVCPETSAADVDRLIAAFDACLAELV; the protein is encoded by the coding sequence TTGAGTCTCCGCCATGGTGTGAACTGGCTGCGCGCGCAGGCGCTGCTCGAACGCGAACGCAGCGCTTTTGTGAATGCAATGCCAGAATCACGCGCCCTCTCGGCTCAGGCGAAACGCCATCTGCTGTTCGGCGTCCCCCTGCACTGGATGAACGACTGGTCGACGCCCTTCTCGCTGTTTGTCGAGCGCGCGCACGGCGCACGCTTTACCGATGTCGACGGCCATGAATATGCGGACTTCTGCCTCGGCGATACCGGCGCCATGTTCGGCCATTCGCCGGCCCCCGTCGCGCGCGCGCTCGCCGCCCAAGCAGAGCGCGGCTTCACCACGATGCTACCGGGCGAGGATGCCGTGTGGGTCAGCGAAGAACTCGCGCGCCGTTTCCGGCTTCCCTTCTGGCAGTTCGCCATGACAGCGAGCGATGCGAACCGCTTTGCACTCCGCTGGGCGCGGGCCGCAACCGGCCGCAAGCAGATTGTCGTGTTCAACGGCTGCTATCACGGCACGGTGGACGACGTGTTCGTCGATCTCGTGAACGGACGCCCCGAGCAACGTGACAGCCTGATCGGGCAGGTGCACGACCTGCTCGAATACACGCGCGTCGTCGAGTTCAACGATCTCGCCGCGCTGGAGGACGCGCTGAAGGACGGCGAAGTCGCGTGCGTGCTTGCGGAACCGGCCATGACGAACATCGGCATGGTGCTGCCCGACCCCGGCTACTGGCGCGACGCGGCCGCGCTGATACGTCGCCACGGCACCCTGCTGGCCATTGACGAAACACATACCATCAGTAGCGGTCCGGGTGGCTACTCGGTCGCGCACGGCATCGAGCCCGACCTGTTCGTGCTCGGCAAGCCGGTCGGTGGTGGCGTGCCGTGCGCGGTGTACGGCTTTAGCGCGGCGCTTGCCGAGGCCGCCGAGAGAGCGAAGCTTCAGGCGCCGCCCGGGCACTCCGGTGTCGGCACGACGTTGACCGCGAACATGCTGGCGATGCGCGCGATCCGCGCGACACTCGAGGAGGTCATGACCGATGCGGCCTATGAGCACATGTTCGCACTCGCGGCGCGACTCGCGACAGGCCTCGAAGAGATAATCGCCCGTCACGGACTGCCGTGGTGCGTCACGCGCATCGGCGCGCGTACCGAATTCCAGTTCGCCTCGACGCCACCGCGTAATGGTACAGCCGCCGGCCAGCAACTGGATGGCGAACTCGAGCACATCGTCCACCTGTATATGCTCAATCGCGGCGTGCTGATCACGCCATTTCACAACATGATGCTGGTGTGCCCGGAAACGTCGGCAGCAGACGTCGACCGTCTGATCGCCGCCTTCGACGCCTGCCTTGCGGAACTCGTCTGA
- a CDS encoding acyl-CoA dehydrogenase family protein: MDFTLSPELIELQGRVRAFIKDAVIPFEDDPRCTAHGPDEALRAELIGMARAAGLLSSHVSREFGGLGLGHVAKAIFFEEAGYSPLGPVALNVAAPDEGNMHLLEAVASPGQKERWLRPLAAGQIRSCFCMTEPAPGSGSDPGMLQTVATREGDEYVITGGKWFITGAEGASLAIIMAKLSDGPATMFLADMKSPGIAIERSMGSLDTCFPGGHGVVRFDGLRVPASDVLGAPGEGFRYAQVRLSPARLTHCMRWLGAARRAHDVASAYAREREAFGKKLGEHEGVGFMLADNEMDLHITRLAIWHCAWVLDQGALGRHESSVAKVVSSEALWRTVDRSVQVLGGQGVTHETVVARIFADMRAFRIYDGPSEVHRWSIARRILRGAA; the protein is encoded by the coding sequence ATGGATTTCACGCTTTCCCCAGAGTTGATCGAACTACAGGGCCGCGTACGCGCATTCATCAAGGACGCCGTCATTCCGTTCGAGGACGATCCACGGTGTACTGCGCACGGACCGGACGAGGCGCTTCGCGCGGAACTGATCGGCATGGCGCGCGCAGCCGGGTTGTTGTCCAGCCATGTTTCGAGAGAATTTGGCGGGCTGGGTCTCGGGCACGTTGCCAAAGCGATTTTCTTCGAGGAAGCGGGCTATTCGCCGCTGGGCCCCGTCGCGCTGAACGTCGCGGCGCCCGACGAAGGGAATATGCATCTTCTTGAAGCAGTGGCGTCACCGGGCCAGAAAGAGCGTTGGCTGCGCCCGCTGGCTGCCGGGCAGATACGCTCCTGCTTTTGCATGACCGAACCCGCTCCGGGATCGGGCTCCGATCCCGGCATGCTTCAGACCGTGGCGACGAGAGAGGGCGACGAGTATGTGATCACGGGCGGCAAGTGGTTCATCACGGGCGCCGAAGGGGCGTCGTTGGCCATCATCATGGCGAAGCTCTCCGATGGACCTGCCACCATGTTTCTCGCGGATATGAAGAGCCCCGGTATCGCGATCGAGCGATCGATGGGGTCGCTCGATACGTGCTTTCCCGGCGGCCACGGCGTGGTTCGTTTCGACGGGCTGCGCGTTCCGGCGTCGGACGTGCTGGGTGCGCCCGGCGAAGGCTTCAGGTATGCGCAGGTGCGTCTGTCCCCGGCGCGGCTGACGCATTGCATGCGCTGGTTAGGCGCCGCACGGCGCGCGCACGATGTTGCATCGGCATACGCTCGTGAGCGGGAGGCTTTCGGTAAAAAGCTCGGCGAACATGAGGGGGTAGGCTTCATGCTCGCCGACAATGAGATGGATCTGCACATTACCCGTCTCGCTATCTGGCACTGCGCGTGGGTTCTGGATCAGGGCGCGCTGGGCAGGCACGAGTCGAGCGTGGCAAAGGTCGTGTCGTCCGAGGCGTTGTGGCGAACGGTCGATCGATCGGTTCAGGTGCTGGGCGGGCAAGGCGTGACGCACGAAACGGTAGTGGCGAGAATCTTTGCCGATATGCGCGCGTTTCGAATCTACGATGGCCCTTCGGAAGTGCATCGGTGGAGCATCGCGCGCCGGATACTGCGGGGCGCCGCCTGA
- a CDS encoding TAXI family TRAP transporter solute-binding subunit encodes MTPGRRRLLVVCVVVLLAALGWALAAALKPAIQRTIVITSGADGGIYRGFADRYAPLLKRAGITLDIRSSSGSVENYQRLANPDSEYEVGFIQSGTTSPKETDNLQTIAAVSFEPIWVFYRGDATVDRLAQLRGKRISIGVPGSGLLNVSQVLLGYSGITAGNTTLLQMDASKAYQGLENGQLDAAFFIGRPDAAMQKALLNSDLKLMSFAQADALVQKFPSLSKVIFPRASTSVVNDLPHADVTLLAATALLVSKDTLHPALVYLLLDAAKTVHGGEDYFTPLGTFPNLNTEEFPVSDESTRFFKSGRPFLQRYLPFWLASLIERRLLILLPFVALILGLLQALPRMMEARIRRRFVVWYRAIKALEDEVWKSSQPTLHQIAQWRDEIESIDAHASQIRIPYRYFQDVYALKQAIGIVRDRISQVAEKVRE; translated from the coding sequence ATGACGCCGGGGCGCAGGCGGCTTCTCGTCGTCTGCGTGGTCGTGCTGCTGGCCGCGCTAGGCTGGGCGTTGGCGGCAGCGCTCAAACCTGCCATCCAGCGCACCATCGTCATCACTAGCGGAGCGGACGGTGGTATTTACCGCGGCTTTGCGGATCGCTATGCCCCCCTCCTGAAGCGCGCAGGCATCACGCTCGATATCCGTAGCTCTTCGGGGTCGGTCGAAAATTATCAGCGGCTCGCGAACCCGGACAGCGAATATGAAGTGGGTTTTATCCAGTCGGGCACCACCAGTCCGAAAGAAACCGACAACCTGCAGACCATCGCCGCCGTTTCATTCGAACCGATCTGGGTGTTCTATCGTGGCGACGCTACCGTCGACCGGCTCGCGCAACTGCGCGGCAAGCGCATTTCCATAGGCGTTCCGGGCAGCGGACTGCTTAACGTCTCCCAGGTACTGCTGGGCTATAGCGGCATCACCGCCGGGAACACCACACTGCTGCAAATGGATGCGTCCAAAGCATACCAGGGGCTCGAAAATGGCCAGCTCGATGCGGCTTTCTTCATCGGCAGGCCTGACGCCGCGATGCAGAAAGCGCTGCTGAACAGCGATCTAAAACTGATGAGCTTCGCCCAGGCCGATGCCCTGGTGCAAAAATTTCCGTCTCTCTCCAAGGTTATTTTTCCGCGCGCCTCGACAAGCGTCGTCAACGATCTTCCGCATGCTGATGTCACCCTGCTCGCCGCCACTGCTTTGCTCGTGTCCAAGGACACGCTGCACCCAGCCCTCGTCTACCTGCTGCTGGATGCGGCCAAAACCGTCCACGGCGGCGAAGACTACTTCACGCCGCTCGGCACGTTTCCCAACCTGAACACCGAGGAATTTCCCGTTTCCGACGAAAGCACGCGCTTCTTCAAATCCGGCCGTCCGTTCCTGCAGCGCTACCTTCCATTCTGGCTGGCCAGTCTTATCGAAAGGCGGCTCTTGATCCTGCTTCCTTTCGTGGCGCTGATACTCGGTTTGCTGCAGGCGCTGCCGCGCATGATGGAGGCGCGGATAAGAAGACGGTTCGTCGTCTGGTACCGTGCAATCAAGGCGCTCGAAGATGAAGTGTGGAAAAGCAGTCAGCCGACCCTTCACCAGATCGCGCAATGGCGCGATGAAATCGAGAGCATCGATGCGCATGCCAGCCAGATACGGATTCCGTATCGCTATTTCCAGGATGTTTACGCCCTCAAGCAGGCGATCGGCATCGTGCGGGACCGGATCTCGCAGGTGGCCGAGAAGGTGAGGGAATAA
- a CDS encoding GNAT family N-acetyltransferase, whose translation MNLSSRHSLDNPVWAALATRHAHLGTGGLLARRYHPDIAPFAAVVSNTAAAWQELHGLMQRGEQVALLALDTMEPVEGLRAEQLGVIHQMAATGRAPDRVDDTEMVHLGHLDAPDMLELASMTKPGPFSTRTHETGHYIGYRERQQLIAMAGERMHIDGYVEISAVCVHNAHRGRGLAGRLVNVLRGDIERRGDTPFLHVFSDNRAAIGLYERLGFELRQVFRLVRIKRVD comes from the coding sequence ATGAATCTGTCTAGCCGGCATAGCCTCGACAATCCCGTCTGGGCGGCTCTCGCCACCCGCCATGCGCATCTCGGGACTGGCGGCCTGCTGGCCCGTCGTTACCACCCGGACATCGCACCGTTCGCGGCGGTGGTGTCGAATACTGCGGCGGCCTGGCAGGAACTCCATGGGCTGATGCAGCGCGGCGAGCAGGTGGCGTTGCTGGCGCTCGACACCATGGAGCCGGTCGAGGGCCTGCGCGCAGAGCAGCTTGGCGTGATCCATCAAATGGCAGCCACGGGCCGTGCGCCTGACAGGGTGGATGACACGGAGATGGTCCATCTGGGCCACCTCGACGCACCCGACATGCTGGAGCTTGCGAGTATGACGAAACCCGGTCCCTTCAGCACACGCACACACGAGACGGGTCACTACATTGGATACCGCGAGCGGCAGCAACTCATCGCGATGGCGGGCGAGCGCATGCACATCGACGGGTACGTTGAGATCAGCGCGGTTTGCGTGCACAACGCACATCGTGGAAGGGGACTTGCCGGGCGACTGGTGAACGTCTTGCGTGGCGATATCGAGCGGCGCGGGGATACGCCATTCCTGCATGTCTTCAGTGACAATCGAGCCGCTATCGGGTTGTATGAACGGCTTGGGTTCGAACTGCGGCAGGTGTTTCGACTCGTCAGGATCAAGCGTGTCGATTGA
- a CDS encoding glycine zipper 2TM domain-containing protein, protein MHNTQSVKPTFYIALCTALSLSGCVVPGGSAPYASMPTQPAYVQPSYAQPAYTQPAYSQPVDSTDAYRGSAPAGSGYGLQYGVISTIQPLAAANALSTGGVMGTVVGAVVGGVVGNQFGGGRGRDVATVVGALGGAVAGNQIGQQYSNATPSAYRIVVQVSDGSSRSFDVANLGDLRQGDHVRIDGNRLERY, encoded by the coding sequence ATGCACAACACTCAATCTGTTAAGCCCACGTTCTACATCGCACTATGCACTGCCCTGTCTTTGAGCGGATGTGTGGTTCCCGGAGGGAGCGCACCCTACGCCTCAATGCCGACGCAGCCAGCTTACGTGCAACCGTCATACGCCCAGCCGGCCTACACACAACCGGCTTATTCACAGCCCGTCGATAGCACAGACGCATATCGAGGTTCGGCTCCCGCAGGCTCAGGCTATGGTCTCCAATATGGCGTCATTTCGACGATCCAGCCGCTTGCCGCTGCCAACGCGTTGAGCACCGGTGGCGTAATGGGCACGGTGGTGGGTGCAGTCGTCGGCGGTGTGGTCGGCAATCAGTTTGGCGGTGGACGCGGCCGCGACGTCGCGACTGTCGTCGGGGCTCTTGGCGGTGCGGTGGCCGGGAATCAGATCGGCCAGCAGTACAGCAATGCGACACCGAGTGCTTACCGGATCGTCGTGCAGGTCAGTGACGGCTCCTCACGCTCGTTCGACGTCGCAAACCTCGGCGATCTCCGTCAGGGCGACCACGTGCGCATCGACGGCAACCGGCTGGAGCGTTACTAG
- a CDS encoding DUF4148 domain-containing protein, protein MKTLTLIPIAAFALCVTQAYASDDAGTSNAASHSNATMASESVGAPAGGSSGSGAPVGKTRAEVYQEFLRAKKDGTLDQLNAQYGGQ, encoded by the coding sequence ATGAAGACTTTGACCTTGATCCCTATTGCCGCATTCGCACTATGCGTCACGCAGGCCTATGCGAGCGACGACGCGGGCACATCGAATGCCGCGTCCCATAGTAACGCCACAATGGCATCGGAATCAGTCGGAGCCCCGGCCGGAGGTAGCAGCGGCAGCGGCGCGCCGGTCGGCAAGACGCGTGCCGAGGTCTACCAGGAATTTCTGCGGGCAAAGAAAGACGGCACGCTGGATCAACTGAACGCGCAATACGGCGGACAATGA
- a CDS encoding catalase family peroxidase, which produces MPCRLTAIGAIVLSLVAGLAYVGGWLTPARLTAPRIVNAFEANAGPHPGYRRNHAKGICVAGYFDSNGGAAALSRAEVFAQGRTPVIGRFAIPGGNPSAPDISVPVRSMALLFTLRDGEQWRTGMNSAPLFVVHTPQQFYQQLVAAQPDPATGRPDPARLKAFYAANPETRPFQDWVKAHPPSSSLANAAYYSINAFRFIDSSGKSQAVRWAMVPETPYAPLTDAEKNGKNFLQADLARRLQAGSQRWHLIVTVAAPGDTTNDATVQWPDNRQHIDAGTLVIERATSQEDGACRDVNFDPTVLPDGILPSDDPLLAARSAAYSVSYNRRTREEALHPDVHQQQPKGDRS; this is translated from the coding sequence GTGCCATGCCGGCTCACTGCAATCGGTGCCATCGTCCTGAGCCTCGTGGCTGGCCTCGCGTATGTGGGCGGCTGGCTCACCCCGGCACGCCTGACCGCGCCTCGCATCGTCAACGCTTTCGAGGCTAATGCCGGGCCTCATCCAGGCTATCGCCGCAACCACGCGAAGGGCATCTGCGTGGCGGGTTACTTCGACAGCAACGGCGGCGCGGCGGCATTGTCGCGCGCGGAAGTGTTCGCCCAGGGGCGCACGCCGGTGATCGGCCGCTTCGCCATTCCGGGTGGCAATCCGTCCGCACCCGATATCAGCGTTCCAGTTCGCAGCATGGCCCTGCTGTTCACGCTGCGCGACGGCGAACAATGGCGCACCGGCATGAATTCGGCGCCGCTCTTCGTGGTGCACACGCCGCAACAGTTCTATCAGCAGCTCGTCGCGGCGCAGCCCGACCCCGCCACGGGCAGACCCGACCCGGCCAGATTGAAAGCGTTTTATGCTGCCAATCCGGAGACGCGTCCATTTCAGGACTGGGTGAAAGCGCATCCACCATCGTCGAGTCTGGCGAACGCTGCGTACTACAGCATCAACGCGTTCCGCTTCATCGACAGCTCGGGCAAGAGCCAGGCCGTGCGCTGGGCGATGGTTCCCGAGACGCCCTATGCTCCGCTCACCGACGCTGAGAAGAACGGAAAGAACTTTCTCCAGGCGGATCTGGCGCGACGGCTGCAGGCCGGCAGTCAGCGCTGGCATCTGATCGTGACTGTCGCCGCGCCCGGCGACACCACGAACGACGCCACGGTCCAATGGCCGGACAACCGTCAGCATATCGATGCCGGTACGCTGGTGATCGAACGCGCGACATCGCAGGAAGACGGCGCATGCCGCGACGTCAATTTCGATCCAACGGTTCTGCCGGATGGCATCCTCCCATCGGATGATCCCTTGCTCGCTGCGCGCTCGGCCGCCTATTCCGTTTCCTACAACCGTCGCACGCGCGAAGAAGCGCTGCATCCCGACGTTCATCAACAACAACCGAAAGGAGACCGGTCATGA
- a CDS encoding cytochrome b — MTPAHAHFSPLARLLHWTMAPLILAMLFIGVGMVATVSRAHDTLVAIHRPLGVALLVLVLIRAGVRIRRGSPALPDGIPPAQRLVARLSHLMLYVLMAAMPLIGWAMLSAAGYPVTLYGPLHLPPVMPHDERLYALLRALHTWLAASLFVIVSMHIAAALFHGLIRRDGVLSSMTGHGSQR, encoded by the coding sequence ATGACGCCAGCGCACGCACATTTCAGTCCCCTCGCGAGGCTGCTCCACTGGACGATGGCGCCACTGATACTCGCGATGCTGTTCATCGGAGTTGGGATGGTCGCGACAGTGTCCCGCGCTCACGACACGCTCGTTGCCATCCACAGGCCACTGGGCGTAGCCCTGCTGGTGCTGGTGCTGATTCGGGCCGGTGTGCGGATCAGGCGCGGCAGTCCAGCCCTGCCTGACGGTATTCCGCCTGCGCAGCGTCTCGTCGCCAGGCTGTCGCACCTGATGCTCTATGTGCTGATGGCTGCGATGCCTTTAATCGGTTGGGCAATGCTGTCTGCTGCGGGCTACCCTGTCACGCTTTACGGTCCGCTACACCTGCCGCCTGTCATGCCGCACGACGAACGGCTCTATGCGCTGCTGCGTGCCTTGCATACATGGCTGGCGGCCTCGCTCTTCGTCATTGTGTCGATGCATATCGCGGCTGCCTTGTTCCATGGTCTTATCCGGCGTGATGGTGTTCTCTCCAGCATGACCGGGCACGGGTCGCAGCGGTAG
- a CDS encoding DUF4148 domain-containing protein has product MNTLFRLPLAISALVIPALSFAQSAAPLTRAQVYEDLVRVEQAGYNPGASDDANYPSDIQAAEAKIAAQNGDRTTNEAVGGASPNGTSQAGTHASGMTENPVDSGQ; this is encoded by the coding sequence GTGAATACGCTTTTCCGCCTTCCGCTGGCTATCAGCGCGCTTGTCATCCCCGCCCTTTCATTTGCACAGTCCGCCGCCCCTCTAACCCGCGCGCAGGTCTATGAGGATCTCGTGCGTGTTGAACAAGCCGGTTATAACCCTGGCGCAAGCGACGATGCGAATTACCCATCCGACATTCAGGCAGCCGAAGCAAAAATAGCGGCGCAAAACGGCGACCGCACGACAAACGAGGCGGTTGGCGGGGCGTCGCCGAATGGCACGTCGCAGGCTGGTACACATGCGTCCGGGATGACGGAGAACCCGGTTGATTCCGGCCAGTGA